In Mastigocladopsis repens PCC 10914, a single window of DNA contains:
- a CDS encoding DnaJ C-terminal domain-containing protein, whose translation MPNLQNFRDYYEILGVPKEATNEEVKKNYRRLARQYHPDLNPGNKAAEEKFKDIGEAYEVLSDPTKRARYDEFSRFWEQKGFGGKQASRGAKTWENRSNGRSSPQEVDPGKYADFDSFINQVIGVGVRKDNRNENSTNGANSDPFSSPNRKVQYTVNSRPTRRDIEARLTLPLEKAYRGGSERIRLEDGRSLEVNMPPGMVTGQTIRLKNQGINSGDLYLKITVNPHSLFKIEGSNVHTQVPVTPTEAVLGGQVEAPTLDGPVKMSIPPGVRSGQRFRLANKGYPKENGERGDQLVEIQIVAPKNISQQERELYEKLRQIETFKPRADLVK comes from the coding sequence ATGCCAAATTTGCAGAATTTTCGCGATTACTACGAGATTTTAGGAGTACCTAAAGAGGCAACAAATGAAGAAGTTAAAAAGAATTATCGACGGTTAGCGCGTCAGTATCACCCAGACCTTAATCCAGGAAACAAAGCTGCAGAGGAAAAATTTAAGGATATTGGTGAGGCTTATGAAGTCCTAAGCGATCCAACGAAACGCGCACGGTATGACGAGTTTAGCCGTTTCTGGGAACAAAAAGGCTTTGGAGGCAAACAGGCATCACGAGGAGCTAAAACTTGGGAAAATCGCTCTAACGGTCGTAGTAGTCCTCAAGAGGTAGATCCAGGGAAATATGCTGATTTTGATAGTTTTATTAATCAAGTCATTGGTGTAGGGGTTCGCAAAGACAATAGAAACGAAAACTCCACCAATGGCGCTAATAGCGATCCGTTTAGTTCACCTAACAGAAAAGTTCAATATACAGTCAACTCCCGACCCACTCGTCGGGATATAGAAGCAAGATTGACCCTGCCACTGGAAAAAGCTTATAGAGGTGGATCGGAGAGGATTCGCCTAGAAGATGGGCGATCGCTCGAAGTGAATATGCCTCCAGGTATGGTAACAGGTCAAACTATCCGCCTGAAAAACCAAGGAATCAATAGTGGCGATTTATACTTAAAAATTACTGTCAATCCTCATTCTTTATTTAAAATAGAAGGCTCAAATGTACACACTCAGGTGCCGGTGACTCCTACTGAAGCAGTCTTGGGAGGACAGGTAGAAGCACCAACCCTAGATGGACCAGTGAAAATGTCTATTCCCCCAGGTGTCAGGTCTGGTCAACGCTTCCGCCTTGCCAACAAAGGCTACCCTAAGGAAAATGGCGAACGTGGTGACCAATTGGTGGAAATTCAGATAGTTGCTCCAAAAAATATTAGTCAGCAAGAACGTGAACTTT